One window from the genome of Deltaproteobacteria bacterium encodes:
- the urtA gene encoding urea ABC transporter substrate-binding protein: MYTRKLIFMLSSVLCAVLFGAPPARAAETIKVGILHSLSGTMAISETSLKDVALMTIDEINAKGGVLGKKLEPVIVDPASNWPLFAEKARQLLTKDNVAAVFGCWTSVSRKSVLPVFEELNGLLFYPVQYEGEELSQNVFYTGAAPNQQAIPAVEYLMSKEGGGATRFFLLGTDYVYPRTTNKILRAFLKSKKIPESDILETYTPFGHSDYQTIVAQIKAFGAGGHTAVISTINGDSNVPFYKELGNQGLKATDIPVVAFSVGEEELRGIDTKPLVGHLAAWNYFMSLKNKTNAEFIKMWKAYVKKNGLPGGDSRVTNDPMEATYVGMHMWAQAAQKAGSVKVDDVRKAMAGQTFVAPSGFTLKMDETNHHLWKPVFIGEVQGNGQFDVVWKTDKPIRAQPWSPFIAGNEKRAGR, translated from the coding sequence ATGTACACCCGGAAGCTCATCTTCATGCTGTCGTCCGTTCTCTGCGCCGTCCTCTTCGGCGCGCCGCCGGCTCGCGCCGCGGAGACCATCAAGGTCGGCATTCTGCATTCGCTGTCGGGAACGATGGCGATCAGCGAGACGTCGCTCAAGGACGTCGCGCTGATGACCATCGACGAGATCAACGCCAAAGGAGGCGTGCTCGGCAAGAAGCTGGAGCCAGTGATCGTCGATCCCGCCTCGAACTGGCCGCTGTTCGCGGAGAAGGCGCGCCAGCTGCTGACCAAGGACAACGTGGCGGCGGTGTTCGGCTGCTGGACGTCGGTCTCGCGCAAGTCCGTGCTGCCGGTGTTCGAGGAGCTGAACGGGCTCCTCTTCTATCCTGTCCAGTACGAGGGCGAGGAGCTGTCGCAGAACGTCTTCTACACGGGCGCGGCGCCGAACCAGCAGGCGATCCCCGCGGTGGAATACCTGATGTCCAAGGAAGGCGGCGGCGCGACGCGCTTCTTCCTGCTCGGCACCGACTACGTCTACCCGCGCACCACGAACAAGATCCTCCGGGCCTTCCTGAAGTCGAAGAAAATCCCGGAGAGCGACATCCTGGAGACGTACACGCCGTTCGGCCACAGCGACTACCAGACGATCGTCGCACAGATCAAAGCGTTCGGCGCCGGCGGACACACGGCGGTGATTTCCACCATCAACGGCGACTCCAACGTGCCCTTCTACAAGGAGCTCGGCAACCAGGGGCTCAAGGCCACCGACATCCCGGTGGTCGCGTTCTCCGTCGGTGAAGAGGAGCTGCGCGGCATCGACACCAAGCCGCTGGTCGGCCACCTCGCGGCCTGGAACTACTTCATGTCTCTCAAGAACAAGACGAATGCCGAGTTCATCAAGATGTGGAAGGCATACGTGAAGAAGAACGGGCTTCCCGGCGGCGATTCGCGCGTGACCAACGACCCGATGGAAGCCACCTACGTCGGCATGCACATGTGGGCGCAGGCGGCGCAGAAGGCCGGCAGCGTCAAGGTCGACGACGTCCGCAAGGCGATGGCCGGCCAGACGTTCGTGGCGCCCTCCGGGTTCACGCTGAAGATGGACGAGACGAACCACCACCTGTGGAAGCCGGTGTTCATCGGCGAGGTGCAGGGCAACGGGCAGTTCGACGTGGTCTGGAAGACGGACAAACCGATCCGCGCCCAGCCGTGGAGCCCGTTCATCGCAGGCAACGAGAAGCGGGCGGGGCGCTAG
- a CDS encoding serine/threonine-protein kinase PknK — protein MRSQGWAPVHPIFTSGPPFRRIRRFPRSKWQDRRNLPAQLHRFSMMRALPQGDSVDPGDFGGNARFQVLSRLGAGPMGVVYRARDLAQGRDVALKTLQRFDPAGLYRFKHEFRSFANVSHPNLVTLYELISDEDRWFCTMELLEGVDFRRWIANGDVDRLRDAFRQLALGVEALHATGRLHRDIKPSNVMVDSRGRVVLLDFGLVSARRSASAGDSILDPMGGTPPYMSPEQAGGAELGPACDWYSVGAMLYDILAGRLPFEGTVIEVLDAKIRREAPPLRRDGIPEDLAELATALVHRNPDERPKGSEVLRRLRSAHVPTGMPAQGPAPVFLGRQSQLEALEAAQARAREGTPVTVLVQGRSGMGKTTLVDRFLGRIRADPRATVLAGRCYERESVPYKALDSVIDSLSQRLRRLGDQAEVLLPSDIHSLVRLFPVLRQAPAVATASRPAVEIPDPQELRRRSAARSRAVGDRRLRHPAHAPVARRGVRRPL, from the coding sequence ATGCGTTCGCAGGGATGGGCCCCGGTTCACCCAATCTTCACATCCGGGCCGCCGTTCCGACGAATTCGTCGCTTCCCTCGGTCGAAATGGCAGGATCGTCGCAACCTTCCAGCACAGCTGCATAGATTCAGTATGATGCGCGCCCTTCCTCAGGGTGACTCCGTGGACCCCGGAGACTTCGGCGGCAACGCGCGGTTCCAGGTCCTCTCGCGGCTCGGCGCGGGACCGATGGGTGTGGTCTATCGCGCCCGCGATCTCGCCCAGGGCCGCGACGTCGCGCTGAAGACGCTGCAGCGGTTCGATCCGGCGGGGCTATACCGGTTCAAGCACGAGTTCCGCTCGTTCGCCAACGTCTCGCACCCGAACCTCGTCACCCTCTACGAGCTCATCTCGGACGAAGACCGCTGGTTCTGCACCATGGAGCTGTTGGAGGGCGTCGATTTCCGGCGTTGGATCGCCAATGGCGACGTCGACCGGCTGCGCGACGCGTTCCGGCAGCTCGCGCTCGGCGTCGAAGCCCTCCACGCGACTGGACGCCTGCACCGGGACATCAAGCCGTCGAACGTGATGGTGGATAGCCGAGGCCGGGTCGTCCTCCTCGACTTCGGTCTGGTGAGCGCCCGGCGGTCCGCGTCGGCAGGCGATTCGATCCTCGATCCGATGGGCGGAACGCCGCCGTACATGTCACCGGAGCAAGCCGGCGGCGCGGAGTTGGGCCCGGCCTGCGATTGGTACAGCGTGGGCGCGATGCTTTACGACATCCTCGCCGGGCGGCTGCCCTTCGAGGGCACGGTGATCGAGGTGCTCGACGCAAAGATCCGGCGAGAGGCGCCTCCGTTGCGTCGCGACGGCATTCCGGAGGATCTCGCCGAGCTTGCGACCGCGCTCGTCCATCGGAACCCCGACGAGCGGCCGAAGGGCTCGGAAGTGTTGCGACGGTTGCGAAGTGCCCACGTCCCGACCGGCATGCCCGCGCAGGGGCCTGCACCGGTCTTCCTTGGGCGGCAGTCCCAGCTCGAGGCGCTGGAAGCCGCGCAAGCACGAGCGCGCGAAGGCACGCCCGTGACCGTCCTCGTCCAGGGTCGTTCGGGCATGGGCAAGACGACGCTGGTCGATCGCTTCCTCGGCCGCATTCGGGCGGACCCTCGGGCAACCGTGCTGGCCGGCCGCTGCTACGAGCGCGAATCCGTCCCCTACAAGGCGCTCGACAGCGTGATCGATTCGCTCTCGCAGCGATTGCGGCGTCTGGGGGACCAGGCTGAAGTGCTGCTGCCGAGCGACATCCATTCCCTGGTGCGCCTGTTCCCCGTGCTGCGGCAGGCCCCGGCGGTGGCGACCGCGTCCAGACCCGCCGTCGAGATTCCGGACCCCCAGGAGCTGCGACGCCGAAGTGCGGCTCGCTCGAGAGCAGTGGGTGACCGGCGGCTTCGACATCCAGCACATGCTCCTGTTGCTCGGCGAGGCGTTCGTCGACCGCTATGA
- the ilvB gene encoding biosynthetic-type acetolactate synthase large subunit, with the protein MSSQPAVAQQSRSPDAEPVQRTGAQMVWEVLVREGVDVVFGYPGGAIMPTYDAMPAYPIRHVLVRHEQGAAHMADGYARASGKVGVAIATSGPGATNLVTGIATAMMDSSPIVCITGQVPSTVLGSDAFQETDITGITLPITKHNYLVTRAEDVAPTLREAFFIARSGRPGPVLVDITKDAQQGVARLDARLPTRAARSRPIPTPTSDAIARAALLIDAAERPLILAGQGVLASGSTALLREFAEKTGVPVTATLLGLGGFPASHPLSLGMMGMHGEAWVNTSIQEADLLVALGMRFDDRVTGKLQTYAVNAKKIHAEIDPSEINKNVRVDVALPGDLRRTLEALLPVVQARTRKPWLDRIAARRSEAARRDVQSVPSGGKLFAAHVLHDLWRLTEGKALVVTDVGQHQMWEAQYYKHERPRSLITSGGLGTMGFALPAAMGARFARPDDEIWVVAGDGGFQMTACELITCAQEGLKLNIAIVNNGYLGMVRQWQEFFYNRRYVATPLRSPDFVMLAQAHGLPGLRVTRREEIPQAVERARAEAGSVVVEFRVEQEDSVYPMVPANTDLREMIRRPAFAEEE; encoded by the coding sequence ATGTCGTCGCAGCCCGCAGTTGCACAGCAGAGCCGAAGCCCCGACGCCGAACCGGTCCAGAGGACGGGCGCGCAGATGGTCTGGGAAGTTCTCGTGCGCGAAGGCGTCGACGTCGTCTTCGGGTACCCGGGCGGCGCGATCATGCCGACCTACGACGCGATGCCGGCCTATCCCATCCGGCACGTCCTGGTCCGGCACGAGCAGGGCGCCGCCCACATGGCCGACGGCTATGCCCGGGCGTCGGGCAAAGTCGGAGTGGCGATCGCCACCTCCGGACCGGGCGCGACGAACCTCGTCACCGGCATCGCGACGGCGATGATGGATTCCTCTCCCATCGTCTGCATCACGGGGCAGGTGCCTTCGACGGTCTTGGGCAGCGACGCCTTCCAGGAGACGGACATCACCGGCATCACGCTGCCGATCACCAAGCACAACTACCTGGTCACGCGCGCCGAGGACGTCGCCCCCACCCTCCGCGAGGCCTTCTTCATCGCCCGCTCCGGCCGGCCGGGTCCGGTGCTGGTGGACATCACCAAGGACGCGCAGCAGGGAGTGGCGCGCCTCGACGCGCGGTTGCCGACGCGGGCGGCGCGCAGCCGCCCGATTCCGACGCCGACTTCCGACGCCATCGCCCGGGCAGCCTTGTTGATCGACGCGGCCGAGCGGCCCCTGATCCTCGCGGGCCAGGGCGTTCTGGCGTCGGGATCGACGGCGCTCTTGCGCGAGTTTGCCGAGAAGACCGGCGTTCCGGTGACCGCCACGCTGCTCGGCCTCGGAGGCTTCCCGGCATCGCATCCGCTCAGCCTGGGCATGATGGGGATGCACGGTGAAGCCTGGGTGAACACGTCGATCCAGGAAGCAGATCTCTTGGTCGCGCTGGGGATGCGCTTCGACGACCGGGTCACCGGCAAGCTGCAGACGTACGCGGTGAACGCGAAGAAGATCCACGCGGAGATCGACCCCAGCGAGATCAACAAGAACGTCCGGGTGGACGTCGCCCTGCCGGGAGACCTGCGGCGGACGTTGGAGGCGCTGCTTCCGGTCGTACAGGCGCGAACGCGCAAGCCCTGGCTGGATCGCATCGCGGCCCGGCGGAGCGAAGCGGCCCGCCGCGACGTGCAGTCGGTTCCCTCGGGCGGGAAGCTCTTCGCCGCCCACGTGCTGCACGATCTCTGGCGCTTGACGGAAGGCAAGGCGCTGGTCGTGACCGACGTCGGCCAGCACCAGATGTGGGAGGCGCAGTACTACAAGCACGAGCGACCCCGGTCGCTGATCACCTCGGGCGGCCTCGGCACGATGGGGTTCGCGCTTCCCGCGGCGATGGGCGCGCGCTTTGCCCGACCGGACGACGAGATCTGGGTAGTGGCGGGCGACGGCGGGTTCCAGATGACCGCCTGCGAGCTGATCACCTGCGCGCAGGAAGGCCTGAAGCTCAACATCGCCATCGTCAACAACGGCTATCTGGGGATGGTCCGACAGTGGCAGGAGTTCTTCTACAACCGCCGGTACGTCGCCACGCCGCTGCGCAGCCCCGACTTCGTGATGCTGGCTCAGGCGCACGGTTTGCCGGGACTCCGCGTCACGCGCAGGGAGGAGATCCCTCAGGCCGTCGAGCGGGCCCGGGCCGAGGCGGGCTCGGTGGTGGTCGAGTTCCGCGTCGAGCAGGAAGACTCGGTGTACCCGATGGTGCCGGCCAACACCGACCTGCGCGAGATGATCCGGCGACCCGCATTCGCCGAGGAGGAGTGA
- the ilvN gene encoding acetolactate synthase small subunit — protein sequence MPHDSAFSIPSGRRTAQTLIVYVEDQPGTLNRIVSLFRRRGFNIESLTVGRSEREGISRITVVVRADDETARRLEANLYKLVNVLSVEDVTHAPSVTREMAFVKVRAAQNRRPELLQLVQTFRARVVDLGPESVIVETTGTQEKLDGLVEVLRPFGILELVRTGAVAMQRGPGGGAQDEASESDDGVAA from the coding sequence ATGCCGCACGACTCCGCGTTTTCCATTCCCAGTGGCCGGAGGACGGCGCAGACGCTCATCGTCTACGTCGAAGATCAGCCCGGGACCCTCAACCGCATCGTCTCGCTGTTCCGGCGGCGCGGGTTCAACATCGAGTCGCTCACGGTCGGCCGCTCCGAACGGGAAGGCATCTCCCGCATCACCGTGGTGGTGCGTGCGGACGACGAGACCGCCCGGCGGCTGGAGGCGAACCTCTACAAGCTCGTCAACGTGCTTTCGGTCGAAGACGTGACCCACGCGCCGTCGGTCACGCGCGAGATGGCGTTCGTGAAGGTGCGCGCCGCGCAGAACCGGCGCCCCGAGTTGCTTCAGCTCGTGCAGACCTTCCGCGCCCGTGTGGTGGACCTCGGTCCCGAGTCGGTGATCGTCGAGACCACCGGGACGCAGGAGAAGCTCGACGGGCTCGTCGAGGTGCTGCGCCCCTTCGGGATCCTCGAGCTGGTGCGCACTGGAGCGGTGGCGATGCAGCGAGGACCGGGGGGCGGCGCGCAGGACGAAGCGTCCGAATCGGATGACGGGGTAGCCGCATGA
- a CDS encoding 2-isopropylmalate synthase: MNRNGNETSDRVIVFDTTLRDGEQAPGGSMNLSQKMQVAKALAALGVDVMEVGFPVASPGDFQAVEAISRQVEGPVICALARAHRPDIDAVLKALAPASRRRVHVFLATSPIHREHKLRMTQAEVVRVATGAIEYARERCDDVEFSAEDAARTEPDFLVEVVERAIEAGATTINIPDTVGYAVPSHFAAIIENLRAKVRGIDRVVLSVHCHDDLGMAVANSLAALQAGARQVECTVNGIGERAGNCSLEEVVMALRTRHDFFGLRTGIRTQQLCSASRVVAGATGFHVARNKAVVGQNAFAHESGIHQHGMINHQQTYEVMRPEDVGFKSSNLVLGKHSGRHALNARLHDLGYQLEPEQIDKVFEELKRLADKKKEIYDGDLDALLVGLFQNGTARRWELASLNAVSGTGTPPTAAVSLLTRDGRKLDEAATGDGPVDAVFKCIERITGVKARLRDFTIASVSAGEDAQGEVIVVVEHEGRTYRGRGLSTDIVLASAEAYLEVVNRISAGRLQRKTPPEPEVVCGAV; encoded by the coding sequence ATGAACAGGAACGGGAACGAGACGAGCGACCGGGTGATCGTGTTCGACACCACCCTGCGCGACGGTGAGCAGGCCCCAGGCGGGAGCATGAACCTCTCGCAGAAGATGCAGGTGGCGAAGGCTCTCGCGGCGCTCGGCGTGGACGTGATGGAAGTCGGATTTCCCGTCGCGTCGCCAGGCGATTTCCAGGCCGTGGAAGCGATCTCCCGGCAAGTGGAGGGCCCCGTCATCTGCGCGCTCGCGCGCGCGCACCGGCCGGACATCGACGCCGTCCTCAAGGCGCTGGCGCCCGCGTCGCGCCGTCGGGTCCACGTCTTCCTCGCCACGAGCCCGATCCACCGCGAGCACAAGCTGCGGATGACGCAAGCGGAAGTGGTCCGCGTCGCCACCGGCGCCATCGAGTACGCGCGCGAGCGCTGCGACGACGTGGAGTTCTCCGCCGAGGACGCGGCACGCACGGAGCCGGACTTCCTCGTCGAAGTGGTGGAGCGCGCCATCGAGGCGGGCGCCACGACCATCAACATCCCCGACACCGTCGGGTACGCGGTGCCTTCGCACTTCGCCGCCATCATCGAGAACCTGCGCGCCAAGGTCCGCGGCATCGACCGCGTGGTGCTCAGCGTCCACTGCCATGACGATCTCGGCATGGCGGTAGCCAACAGCCTGGCGGCGCTCCAGGCGGGGGCGCGGCAGGTGGAGTGCACCGTCAACGGGATCGGCGAGCGCGCCGGGAACTGTTCGCTCGAGGAAGTGGTGATGGCGCTGCGCACGCGCCACGACTTCTTCGGCCTGCGCACGGGCATCCGTACGCAGCAGCTCTGCTCGGCGAGCCGGGTGGTGGCGGGAGCGACGGGATTCCACGTCGCGCGCAACAAGGCGGTGGTCGGGCAGAACGCCTTCGCCCACGAATCCGGCATCCACCAGCACGGGATGATCAACCACCAGCAGACGTACGAGGTGATGCGGCCCGAGGACGTCGGCTTCAAGAGCAGCAACCTCGTGCTCGGCAAGCACAGCGGCCGCCATGCGCTGAACGCGCGGCTGCACGATCTCGGCTACCAGCTCGAGCCGGAGCAGATCGACAAGGTATTCGAGGAGCTGAAGCGGCTCGCGGACAAGAAGAAGGAGATCTACGACGGCGACCTCGACGCGCTGCTCGTCGGCCTCTTCCAGAACGGGACGGCGCGCCGCTGGGAGCTGGCGAGCCTCAACGCGGTCAGCGGCACCGGCACGCCTCCCACTGCCGCCGTGTCGCTCCTCACCCGCGACGGGCGGAAGCTCGACGAGGCGGCCACCGGCGACGGTCCGGTCGACGCCGTCTTCAAGTGCATCGAGCGCATCACCGGCGTGAAAGCGCGTCTGCGCGACTTCACCATCGCGAGCGTCAGCGCCGGCGAGGATGCGCAGGGTGAAGTGATCGTCGTCGTCGAGCACGAGGGCCGCACCTATCGCGGGCGCGGCCTGAGCACCGACATCGTCCTCGCCAGCGCCGAGGCCTACCTGGAGGTGGTGAACCGAATCTCCGCGGGCCGCCTGCAGCGCAAGACGCCCCCCGAGCCCGAGGTGGTGTGTGGCGCAGTCTGA
- the leuC gene encoding 3-isopropylmalate dehydratase large subunit: protein MAQSEPRTLFGKLWDAHLVRPETDEAPAVLYVDLHLVHEVTSPQAFSVLRERGIGVRRPGRTLATMDHSTPTTPRPRGTKLVIEDRDCAAQLGALEANCAQFGVELHSLSSEQQGIVHVIGPELGLTQPGMTIVCGDSHTSTHGAFGAFAFGIGTSEVAHVLATQCLLQRRPRTLQVRVEGRPRPGVTAKDLILSIIGRIGIAGGTGHVIEYTGSAIRALSMEERMTVCNMSIEAGARAGCIAPDDVTFQYLAGRPRAPQGPDWDRALTRWLTLPGDPGAIYDRTVEIDGSAVEPTITFGTNPGMSVPIRGEVPDPGSATDAANRAALDRALRYMGLRPGQPLIGHPIDVVFIGSCTNARLEDLRAAASVLRGRKVAAGVRALVVPGSRQVKKAAEAEGLDRVFRDAGAEWREPGCSMCIGMNGDQVGRGQSAVSTSNRNFEGRQGPGARTFLASPLTAAAAAIAGAIADPRELLR, encoded by the coding sequence GTGGCGCAGTCTGAGCCGCGCACGCTCTTCGGCAAGCTCTGGGACGCGCACCTCGTCCGTCCGGAGACGGACGAGGCGCCAGCGGTCTTGTACGTCGATCTCCACCTCGTGCACGAGGTGACCTCGCCGCAGGCATTCTCGGTGCTGCGCGAGCGCGGCATCGGCGTGAGACGTCCCGGCCGGACGCTCGCGACCATGGATCACTCGACGCCGACCACGCCGCGTCCGCGGGGCACGAAGCTGGTCATCGAGGACCGCGACTGCGCGGCGCAGCTTGGCGCGCTGGAGGCGAACTGCGCGCAGTTCGGCGTCGAGCTGCACTCGCTCTCCAGCGAGCAGCAGGGCATCGTGCACGTCATCGGGCCGGAGCTGGGTCTGACGCAGCCGGGGATGACCATCGTCTGCGGCGACAGCCATACCAGCACGCACGGGGCCTTCGGCGCCTTTGCTTTCGGGATCGGCACCAGCGAAGTGGCGCACGTGCTGGCCACGCAATGCCTGCTGCAACGGCGGCCGCGAACGCTGCAAGTGCGGGTCGAAGGCCGGCCGCGGCCGGGTGTCACCGCGAAGGATCTCATCCTCTCGATCATCGGCCGCATCGGCATCGCCGGCGGCACCGGCCACGTCATCGAGTACACCGGAAGCGCCATCCGGGCGCTCTCGATGGAAGAGCGGATGACGGTGTGCAACATGTCCATCGAGGCCGGAGCCCGCGCCGGCTGCATCGCGCCCGACGACGTCACGTTCCAGTACCTGGCCGGGCGGCCGCGGGCGCCGCAGGGCCCGGACTGGGATCGCGCGCTCACTCGCTGGCTGACGCTACCCGGCGATCCGGGAGCGATCTATGATCGCACGGTCGAGATCGACGGCAGCGCCGTCGAGCCGACCATCACTTTTGGAACGAATCCGGGAATGTCCGTCCCGATTCGCGGCGAGGTGCCGGATCCGGGGTCCGCCACTGACGCCGCGAATCGGGCGGCATTGGATCGGGCGCTCCGCTACATGGGCCTGCGGCCGGGACAGCCGCTGATCGGCCATCCTATCGACGTCGTCTTCATCGGAAGCTGCACCAACGCGCGCCTCGAGGATCTCCGCGCTGCGGCATCGGTTCTGCGAGGAAGGAAGGTGGCGGCAGGGGTCCGCGCGCTGGTGGTGCCCGGATCCCGGCAGGTGAAGAAGGCGGCCGAGGCAGAGGGCCTGGATCGCGTTTTTCGCGATGCCGGTGCGGAGTGGCGCGAGCCCGGGTGCTCGATGTGCATCGGGATGAACGGCGATCAGGTCGGGCGGGGACAGTCCGCCGTCAGTACCAGCAACCGCAATTTCGAAGGGCGCCAGGGTCCCGGTGCGCGGACTTTCCTCGCCAGCCCACTGACCGCCGCAGCGGCTGCGATTGCCGGCGCCATCGCCGACCCGCGGGAGCTTCTGCGATGA
- the leuD gene encoding 3-isopropylmalate dehydratase small subunit, whose amino-acid sequence MQPFRKLDSRTAVLARADIDTDQIIPARYLKGTTRAGLGRWLFAGWRYDEQGRPRADFPLSRPEAHGAQVLVAGANFGCGSSREHAPWALLDYGFRAVVSSSIADIFRGNALKNGLLPVIVDPATHEILLASPGVRVSIDLESCTLAFGDARVSFAIDPFSRRCLLQGVDELGYLLEQEDAIAAYEKEQG is encoded by the coding sequence CTGCAACCCTTCCGCAAGCTCGACTCCCGGACCGCCGTTCTTGCCCGCGCCGACATCGACACCGACCAGATCATTCCGGCGCGCTATCTCAAGGGCACCACGCGCGCCGGCCTTGGCCGCTGGCTCTTTGCTGGCTGGAGGTACGACGAACAGGGCCGTCCGAGGGCAGACTTCCCGCTCTCGCGGCCCGAGGCCCACGGCGCGCAGGTGCTGGTCGCCGGAGCGAATTTCGGCTGCGGGTCATCGCGCGAGCACGCTCCCTGGGCGCTGCTCGATTACGGCTTCCGCGCCGTGGTCAGCTCGTCCATCGCCGACATCTTCCGCGGCAACGCGCTCAAGAACGGGCTCCTGCCGGTGATCGTCGATCCGGCGACGCACGAGATCCTGCTCGCGTCGCCGGGGGTGCGCGTCAGCATCGATCTCGAGTCGTGCACGCTCGCGTTCGGCGACGCCCGCGTCAGCTTCGCCATCGACCCCTTTTCCCGCCGCTGCCTGCTCCAGGGCGTCGACGAGCTCGGGTACCTTCTCGAGCAGGAAGACGCGATCGCCGCATACGAGAAGGAGCAAGGATGA
- the leuB gene encoding 3-isopropylmalate dehydrogenase: MRALIAVLPGDGVGPEVTAEAVRVLTAVGELYGHAFDLREATVGGVAIERTGVPLPDETAALCRGADAVLLGAVGGPRWGPSSPVRPEQGLLELRRALGVFANLRPASPHPRVVAASPLKPAVLRGVDVLIVRELTGGIYFGEKRREAAWAEDHCTYSEDEIARVVRVAARLAQSRRGRLTSVDKANVLETSRLWREVTTRIVQEEYPRISLEHQLVDSCALRLVQRPADFDVIVTENLFGDILTDLTAVLGGSIGMLPSASLGERGPGLYEPVHGSAPDIAGRGLANPYGAIGSVSLLLRHSLHLEDEAAAVDAAIGAALETGALTADVADRDDRTCKTVEVGDAVVHALSRHKESR, encoded by the coding sequence ATGAGGGCGCTAATCGCGGTCTTGCCGGGCGACGGCGTCGGTCCGGAAGTGACAGCGGAAGCGGTACGCGTCCTCACCGCGGTGGGCGAGCTGTACGGGCACGCATTCGATCTTCGCGAGGCAACCGTCGGGGGAGTCGCCATCGAGCGAACGGGTGTACCGCTGCCGGACGAGACCGCCGCTCTCTGCCGCGGCGCCGACGCCGTCCTGCTGGGCGCCGTCGGCGGACCGCGGTGGGGCCCTTCATCGCCGGTCCGGCCGGAGCAGGGACTGCTCGAGCTGCGGCGCGCGCTCGGCGTGTTCGCGAACTTGAGGCCTGCCTCGCCGCATCCGCGCGTCGTTGCGGCGTCGCCGCTGAAGCCGGCGGTGCTGCGCGGGGTGGACGTGCTGATCGTCCGCGAGCTGACGGGCGGAATCTACTTCGGCGAGAAGCGCCGCGAGGCGGCCTGGGCCGAGGACCACTGCACCTACAGCGAGGACGAGATCGCGCGCGTCGTCCGCGTCGCAGCGCGGCTTGCGCAGTCGCGCCGCGGCCGGCTGACGTCGGTCGACAAGGCGAACGTGCTCGAGACTTCCCGGCTGTGGCGCGAGGTGACGACGCGCATCGTCCAGGAGGAGTATCCCCGGATCAGCCTGGAGCACCAGCTCGTGGACTCCTGCGCGCTCCGCCTCGTGCAGCGGCCAGCGGACTTCGACGTCATCGTCACCGAGAACCTGTTCGGCGACATCCTCACCGATCTCACCGCCGTGCTCGGCGGCTCGATCGGGATGCTGCCCTCGGCATCGCTCGGAGAGCGCGGACCAGGACTGTACGAGCCGGTGCACGGCTCGGCGCCCGACATCGCCGGCCGTGGGCTTGCGAATCCCTACGGAGCGATCGGGAGCGTCTCGCTGCTGCTCCGCCACTCCTTGCATCTCGAGGACGAGGCCGCCGCGGTCGACGCCGCCATCGGCGCCGCGCTGGAGACCGGGGCGCTCACCGCCGACGTGGCCGACCGGGACGATCGCACCTGCAAGACTGTCGAGGTGGGCGATGCCGTCGTCCACGCGCTGTCGCGGCACAAGGAGTCACGCTGA